The Humulus lupulus chromosome 3, drHumLupu1.1, whole genome shotgun sequence genome window below encodes:
- the LOC133823326 gene encoding uncharacterized protein LOC133823326 produces the protein MVRPYAVKGKKRKKTVEKYDKEEEDDALELEDEQREPKTQKVEEEEEEDGDSVELEGIPLAPSTQKPKDQPGVIFILERASLEVAKVGKTYQLLSSDEHSHFLMKNKKNPGDYRPDITHQALLMILDSPLNKAGRLRAVYVRTEKGVLIEVKPFARLPRTFKRFSGVMLQLLQKLSISASGKREKLLRVIKNPVTQYLPIDSCKIGLSYSSKKLVRMQDYVTTLSNDSNLVFVVGAMAHGKVEPDYVEDHIAVSGFPLSAAYCTTMICQALEKKWNIL, from the exons ATGGTGCGGCCATATGCAGTGAAggggaagaagaggaagaagacaGTAGAGAAAtatgacaaagaagaagaagacgatgCGCTAGAGCTAGAGGATGAACAACGAGAACCCAAAACACAaaaagtagaagaagaagaagaagaagatggtgactcaGTTGAACTTGAGGGAATCCCTCTTGCCCCATCTACCCAAAAACCTAAGGACCAACCTGGGGTTATCTTTATTCTTGAGAGAGCTTCTTTGGAAGTTGCAAAAGTTGGAAAG ACTTACCAGCTTCTGAGCTCTGATGAGCATTCCCATTTCTTgatgaagaataaaaaaaatcctGGAGATTACAGACCTGATATTACTCATCAG GCTCTACTAATGATCTTAGATAGTCCACTTAATAAAGCTGGGAGATTGCGAGCAGTGTATGTGAGAACAGAGAAAGGCGTTCTTATTGAAGTTAAACCATTTGCTCGCTTACCAAGAACTTTTAAAAGGTTCAGTGGTGTCATGT TGCAACTATTACAGAAACTTAGCATAAGTGCTAGCGGTAAGCGCGAGAAACTTTTGCGGGTGATCAAGAATCCTGTCACCCAATATTTGCCGATCGATTCTTGCAAAATAG GCCTATCATACAGTTCAAAGAAATTGGTGAGAATGCAAGACTATGTGACAACACTTAGCAACGATTCAAACCTTGTTTTCGTG GTTGGTGCAATGGCCCACGGGAAGGTTGAACCAGACTATGTTGAAGACCACATAGCAG TTTCTGGTTTTCCTCTGAGTGCAGCATATTGTACTACAATGATTTGCCAGGCATTGGAGAAAAAGTGGAATATACTGTAA